The genomic stretch ATCCTACGTTATGGGCGTCATCAACCTTCGTGGTGCGGTGCTGCCGATCGTCGACCTTTCAAGCAGGTTGGGCATGAAGCCCGCCAACCCGTCCGAGCGCCATGTGATCATCGTGGCGCAGGTCAGATCGAAGGTCATCGGCCTGCTGGTCGAGGCGGTTTCGGACATCCTGACGGTAACGGATGAGAATATTCAGCCTACCCCCGAGGTCTCGTCGGACCTTGAGAGGCAATATGCCAGAGGGATCCTGGCAATCGACAAGCGGATGATCTGCCTGGTCGAACTTGGAGCCCTGTTTACAGACGCCGAAAGTGAGGCTGCATGACATTGACGATGACCACATCCCGAGCCTCTGATGACGAGGTACTGGCCAGCGGCGAATACCCGCTGACCCGTCGGGATTTGAACGAGATCGCGGCCATGATCTATTCCGATGCCGGGATTGCCCTCAACGATTCCAAGGCATCGCTCGTTTACTCGCGTTTGTCGAAGCATATCCGCAATCTTGGCCTCTCCGGCTTTAGAGCCTATTGCCAACTTGTGGCTTCTCCAGAGGGAGCAAATGAACGCAGGGAGATGCTCTCTCACCTGACAACGAATTTCACCCGCTTCTTTCGTGAGAACCACCATTTCGAGCATCTGCGTGATGAAGTCCTGCCTGGTCTGATTGCAAACGCCAAGGCCGGCGGTCGCGTGCGTATCTGGTCTGCTGCCTGTTCCGATGGTCAGGAGCCATATTCGATAGCGCTGACTGTTCTGCAGGCATTTCCAAATGCGGCAGATTACGACTTCAAGATACTGGCGACCGATATCGATCCCAAGATCCTGGCGATCGCAAGAGCCGGTGCCTATGATGAGCAGGCGCTTGAGACGGTCAATCCGTCGATGCGCAAGCAGTGGTTCAAGGAAGTAGAGATTGGTGGACGACGCAAATGGCAGGTCGACGACCGGCTAAAGCGTATCATTACCTTCAACGAGCTGAACCTGATGACGCAGTGGCCCTTCAAGGGCAAGTTCGATGTCATCTTCTGCCGTAACGTTGTCATCTATTTCGATGAGCCGACGCAGGTTCGTATCTGGTCGAGATTTGCAGAGCTCCTGCCGATTGGAGGACATTTGTATATAGGCCACTCCGAGCGCGTGTCCGGTGATCCGAAGAACGACTTCGATAATATCGGCATCACCACCTATCGGTATATCGGCAAGCATGGAGGGCGCAGATAATGGCCAATCCAGCGCGCGTTCTTGTCGTTGACGACAGCCCGACCATGCGAGGCCTCATCACGGCTGTCTTGAACAAGGACCCTGAGGTAAGCGTGATCGGACAGGCCGGGGATGCATTGGAGGCCCGCGCGGCAATCAAGCAGCTCAATCCCGATGTCGTCACGCTCGACATTGAAATGCCCAACATGAACGGTCTTGAGTTTCTCGAGAAGATCATGAAGCTTCGGCCTATGCCGGTGATCATGGTTTCGACCATGACCCATCGAGGGGCGGAAGCGACCCTGGCGGCACTCGAAATCGGTGCCTTCGACTGTGTTGGAAAGCCGGCGCCAGGCGATGCGCGTCCCTTTGGCGACCTGGCGGACAAGGTCAAGGCGGCCGCGCGTTCGCAGCATCGGTATGTGTCCGTCGCCAACCCCGCGCCTGTCACAAGCGCTCCTGTGGCAGACTTCAGGGTCGGCCGGAAGATCGTTGCCATAGGTTCCTCAACCGGTGGCGTTGAGGCGCTCATTGCTGTCCTGCAGAAATTTCCGCGGAATTGTCCGCCGACGGTCATTACACAACACATGCCGCCGACTTTCACCAAGAGCTTCGCTGAGAGGCTCAACAGACTCTGTGCGCCGGTCGTTGAAGAGGCAACCGATGGGGCACGCCTTGAAATCGGGAAGATATACCTCGCACCGGGCGGTGAGCGTCATCTTCAGGTTGCCAATGCGTCAGCGCCGTCATGCCGGCTTGTCGACAAAGCACCAGTGAATGGGCATCGCCCGTCCGTCGACGTGCTTTTTGACTCCGTCGCAGAACTCGCGGGCCGCAATGCCGTGGGCGTCATCCTCACGGGAATGGGTCGTGACGGGGCGTCCGGCCTTTTGAAAATGCGTCACGCTGGGGCCCGCACCCTTGGACAGAACGAAAAGACTTGCGTGGTTTATGGAATGCCCCGTGTCGCCCATGAATTAGGCGCCGTAGAACAACAGCTGCCGCTCGCATCCATTG from Peteryoungia desertarenae encodes the following:
- the cheB gene encoding protein-glutamate O-methylesterase CheB gives rise to the protein MANPARVLVVDDSPTMRGLITAVLNKDPEVSVIGQAGDALEARAAIKQLNPDVVTLDIEMPNMNGLEFLEKIMKLRPMPVIMVSTMTHRGAEATLAALEIGAFDCVGKPAPGDARPFGDLADKVKAAARSQHRYVSVANPAPVTSAPVADFRVGRKIVAIGSSTGGVEALIAVLQKFPRNCPPTVITQHMPPTFTKSFAERLNRLCAPVVEEATDGARLEIGKIYLAPGGERHLQVANASAPSCRLVDKAPVNGHRPSVDVLFDSVAELAGRNAVGVILTGMGRDGASGLLKMRHAGARTLGQNEKTCVVYGMPRVAHELGAVEQQLPLASIGEEILKLTAARKEGID
- a CDS encoding chemotaxis protein CheW, whose protein sequence is MSYAVKNLIEGARELIAFRIGDQEFCVNIMSVREIRGWTPATPLPHAPSYVMGVINLRGAVLPIVDLSSRLGMKPANPSERHVIIVAQVRSKVIGLLVEAVSDILTVTDENIQPTPEVSSDLERQYARGILAIDKRMICLVELGALFTDAESEAA
- the cheR gene encoding protein-glutamate O-methyltransferase CheR, whose translation is MTLTMTTSRASDDEVLASGEYPLTRRDLNEIAAMIYSDAGIALNDSKASLVYSRLSKHIRNLGLSGFRAYCQLVASPEGANERREMLSHLTTNFTRFFRENHHFEHLRDEVLPGLIANAKAGGRVRIWSAACSDGQEPYSIALTVLQAFPNAADYDFKILATDIDPKILAIARAGAYDEQALETVNPSMRKQWFKEVEIGGRRKWQVDDRLKRIITFNELNLMTQWPFKGKFDVIFCRNVVIYFDEPTQVRIWSRFAELLPIGGHLYIGHSERVSGDPKNDFDNIGITTYRYIGKHGGRR